ATCTTTtgtatacatgtttaacatttttgtGCATGGATGGTTAACATTTTTTTACATACATGTGTTTGATGGCTATTTTTTTCATACGcactatacattatttttcacaTTAGGTAcatttttaatatttttcaaatacattgttatttttttttttgaaaatttatgTTTGATAACTAATTTTTTacatacacattgtacatttatTTATATATAAGGAACATTTTTTGtacaagtttaacattttttacatgatcaacatttttataaaattcGTTTTTTGATGTTCAATTTTTTAAATACACATTctacatttttcatatacatccGGAACATTTTTCATACACGTTTCACATTTTTAAATAGatgattaatatttttcaaatattttgttttttcttattACTTTTTCATACGAATTGTACATGTATTTTATACCAATAAAAATTTTAATAAATTTTTAAAATATACgattaacatttttttatacatgaTCATTTTTTTTGCAGAACTAGCAAGATAATGAAAGATTTATCTTGATATATACTTAAcggaaaaatcaaaaaaatataggCGCATGTGACAGCATGATTTGATCGCGCACCTTCGCAGTCATAACCAACAGCTCCAACCACTGCAACATATGTGTGTTTGTTGAAAAAAAACGAGCAGTGCAGCTTTTATAAACTCTTTGCGGCCCGCCTGTTCCATGAACACAATGTTGCGCGGGCGAGCCTTTGTTCCACCTCGCATTAGGCGATGTATAATCACACCCCAAATCTCCATGGCACTAGATACTAAAGTTATTTCAAAGTTGTGCGTGAAGGAGCGCCTTATTCTTCGGCCAGCCTATGGCCGTAAGCAAACCCAGTATCATTTTATTGTATTTTACAACCTTGGATGTCAATACGAGACATGAATATGATCATTTTCTTACCCTCTCCTTTTCTGCGTCCGCTATAATTTAGTGCTCGTTTCCATTAAGTATTGTGAATATATTACCGCTGCATGATCTAACTGATTGATTAGTTTAGCGGGGAGACAGTCGTCTAGCACAACCAGGTAGAGAGGTGCTCATTAAATCGGTGGCGCAAGCTCTACCAACGCACATCATGGGGATTTTCAAGCTCCCATTTTCGATGTGTGATGACCTTGCTAGGATAATGAGGAAGTTTTATTGGGGGTCCGCACAAGGTAAAAGGAAAGTACACTGGAAGAGTTGGGACAAACTTATGCGGCCTAAAGATAGGGGAGGAGTGGGCTTCCATGACTTCCGGCTTTTCAATCAAGCTTTGTTGGCAAGGGAAGCATGGAGGCTAATTGTTAAACCTGAGAGTTTTATGTTCTCAAGTCCTTAAAGCTAGATATTATCCAAATGGTACGCTGGAGGATACAATTTTTGGTggaaatgcatcatcatcatggTAGGCCATAAGTTATAGTTTGGACCTGTTGAAGAAAGGATTAGTATGGAGAGTGGGAAACTGTAAAAACATTAGAGTTTGGAGGGACAATTGGTTACCCAGACCACATTCATACAAGCCTCTCACTGCAAGGAAATTGTCGTATTCGTTTCGTAGAAGCTTTGTGAACTCAAATGGATCATGGAATTATGACCTACTGCACAAATTCTTCGCCCCTGCAGATATCACCGAAATTCTGAAGATCCACGCACCCCGCATCTAAAGGAGGATGCGCTGGCATGGGGACCGGGTAGACATGGTAAATTCTTCGTCAAGAGTGCATATGATATGGCCTTTGATGAAGCCCATCAGGACAACACTTCGTCTTCAAGCTCGCGGTTGTCCGGTGCACGTTCATGCTGGAAATCCACATGGGCATGCGGGGTAGCCCCCACGGTAAAGAATTTTGCATGGCGCCTTGTGACGGATTTTTTACCAACCTAGCAAAGGAAAAACATAATTGGCCTTGAGGTGAAAAGTTTATGGCAGGTTTGTGCTATGGAAGTTGAAGACAATTATCATCCTTTCGTGATGTGCCACTTGCTCGCAATTTTTATAGGGAACTGTCGAGGGTGTGGAGCCTCCCGAATCAGAATGAGATTCTGAATACCGGACGAGAGTGGTTGTTCCAGGTTCTTGAACCACCAGATGATGTTCGAAGGTGCATGCTGCTGATGACATTCTGAAGAGTTTGGTACGTTCGGAATGAGCTCGTCCATAACTAGTCGGTTCCTCCTGTAGAGGTGTCATGTCAATTTCTTCAGAGCTATCTTGATTCATTGATGGGTATTAAACTGCACACCAATGTTGATCCATACAGAGGGAAACCTGTCATCACTTATGCAAAGCCAAGTATGCCCAATAATGTGCCAAGGGAGGAAGCTAGGACCGGTTGGAGTCCACCAGTGCATGGCTAGGTTAAGTTAAATTCGGATGGTTCTTTTCTTGCAGTAGGGGATGCTGGAGCAGGGATGAAGAAGGCTCTATCATTTTCGTGGCATGTAGGAAGTCACACTTGTGCCGGGACGCCCTTGAGACAAAGTTATATGTGTGCATGGAAGGACTCCCTATAGCTATACAGAGAAGTGAGCTGCCGATCATCATCGAGATGGATTCTTTGGTTGCGGTTTCAATGGCCCAGAGCAAAGAAGTGGACAGATCAGTTTATGCATCGCTAGTAAAGGAAATAAAGTTCCTTCGAGGACTTAGATTATCTTGTATTACTCATGTACCTCGTACCCAGAATCTAGCTAGTGATTGTTTGGCTAGTTTTGCTAGACTAGAGAATATGACCATGACATGGCTAGGGTCAGGTCCTCCGGAAGTTTTGGAGATTGCAAACAGTGATTGTATGAACATTACTATTGAGTAATAAAAGTTTGATTCCCGCATTTTTTTGAAGTATTGTGAATATATTACCTCTGCAGGATCTAACTGATTGATTTGAAGTCCGGGATTCAGAAATCCTATATATACGTACTGGTTTTACAAAAAACATTGTGTATTGCGTGCGGTGGGATAACCACATAGAGCAAAATGTGGAAATAACCATCGAACCGATGCGTAAGTTTTTTATAAACCTATTGTGTAAGAATATCACCACTCTCTAGTATTTCAGCCATTCAAGGAAAATAAAGATGAAAATAAAATCCTAAAACCTAGCGGAAGCGAATCAAATGAATTATGTTGAGGATCGCTATCAGATCATCAATGCAGCTTTACACAAAACATAGGCTCAATCACCCTAGTAGAGACCATTTCGGTGTCCAAAGAGAAATGGGCTCAGTAGAAGAAGATGATCGACACACATGGAGTTTCTAGCTAGTTCACATGCATTGGGATTAGCAGTAAAATCCAAAAAATAGTAAAATTATTTAAAATAATAATACGATTTTTAATTGATAAACATTGATGATTGTTGCACTTGCATGCAAAATTGTGATGGAATGGTATTGATTGACGTCTgagaaagaaaaaaacaaaatcaaTGCTCCAGAAAGACTCCCTTTAAAAGCATTTTGGAGTACTGATTTTTTTCCCACACATCCACAAATGTGATTCTATCACGAAAATTTTCATACAGATAGAGAACTAAGCAAAGTTTCTTGCAAAAAAAAACCAAAATTCTTTAAAAGTGCATTATTTTATTTTCTAAAATTTTACTGTTCATACAATGTGCATATGAGCTCAGGATTAGGAAAACTTTTGATTATCGGCTCTCTTCTGTTTGCGGGGAAAACTTCTGATTTGTtcatcaacttatcaaagtgcaGGTAAAAGTGCTCAGCAGGTGCATTAAAACTTGGTGGAAGAACCCGCATGTACAAAAAAAAAGGATGCAAATACAGAGCACAATTTGAACTCTACTATCCTATTAATACCATCTCCACTCTGTATATACACACACGGAACAGCGACAATAGTAGGCAGAAGATGCACAAGGCTGTACATGCCGTCGACGAGCGGTAAAGCTTGACCGTGACCGAAGCTAAGCAGACCACCAACGTCAAAAAAATATCTCTCTCACAGTCACACAGACAGACGCGGTCACGGCCAGGATACTTTCTACTGTACTCCAAGCGAGACGATCCTATCTGCGGGCCCACCACGGATGGGCGCCCACCCGTCCACGTCGGTCACGCGGCGATGACCACCGTGACGGCCGCGGCGTCGGCGCTCCCGGGCCGCCCGCCGCTGCGCCCGGCGGCGGGtttgggcgcggcggcggcgccgctGAGCACCGAGTCCCGGCACGTGGGGCAGGAGTCGTGCGAGACGAGCCAGGTGTCGACGCAGCGGACGTGGAACTCGTGGCCGCAGCGCGGCAGCACGCGCACCTTCTCGCCGTCCTCGAACTCGCCGAGGCAGATGGCGCACACGTCGTCCGCCGGCGCGGCGCCCCCGCCCGCGGCCGCGCACGCGCCGTACACCTCGATGGGGAGGCTCCTGAGCGTGCGCTTCTTGAGCCCGCCCCGCCCGCCCGCCGACGCCGCGCCGTCCAGCTCCCCGCCCGCCTCCAGCGACGCGCGGCGCGCCCACCGGATGACGTACCGCGCCAGCGAGTTGAGCCCGAGCGCGAAGAGCAGGGCGAAGAGCAGCGCGGCGAGGATGATGACCATGTTGGTGTCGAAGCtggcgtcgccgccgccgccgctgctgagAGCGCGCTGCGCCCCGTTCTCCGCGCTCGACGGCGCCTGCGAGCCCGTCTGGCCCATGTACCAGCTCATGGACCGGGTGTGCGCGCCCATCGCCTCCGCACCTCGGCAATTATGCGCCGGAAGTATGGGTCTGCCCGCGCGGCACCAGTCGCTGGCTTGTAGAAGGACGTGGACGTAGGAGCGGCTGCTATAATGTGGCCGCGGGCCTGCGCGCGCTGCACGCACTTTATATACCAGCTCGCACCCGTTTCGGTTCGGAAAAGCTGAGGCTCGTACGAGTGAGTGCGAGCTAGAGCGGGCGAAGGACCGCTTTCTTGTCTGGGTTTCGATCGGATAGATATCGCTGGGGGGCGATGGAAAATCAAGCCGTGGTGATGGGCCGGGAAATGGCCAGGGGACTTTATATAAAGAtctggacgaggaggaggagcggctgCCCGATCGCCGGCTGTTGGACCAGGGGGCAGGGAGGTGGTTCGGTTCCGGGCCACACTGTGTCTGTGCGGTGGGTCCTCCGAAATGATCGCGCACGCCTTGGCCGGAGAAATATCTAGCCAGCTTTGCCGGTGCCACGCACTTGTTGGTTGTACGGTTGTGCTGCCTGGGTTGGTGCAAAACTACAAATGGGATAGCCACGCGCGTGCGCGCTGATGCAAACCTGCCTTCTTTTGTGTTGGACGATACTAGAATAGAGTAGCCAGCAGCTGGAAGGAGGGGTTGGGCTCCATGGATTTTGTTGGATCTCACACACGGCTAaaggggaagcaaggcacgttGCCGTAGCACGGAGGCGCGTAGGGTTGCTTTGCAGGTTCCGGTGAAAATGAACAGATTTGACTCTTCTCTAAAACTCAGCACAAAATAAAGCTGATCTGAAACAATTCAAACACCGGCCCTTTTCCACAACGGTCTGGGCTAAGGTGCCCTCTTGTTGCTGTGATAGCTATGTCcagtgagggtgtcgtgccaagGCGCCATGGTATCTACAATGGCGTCTTAGCATCAGGCGTCATCAAAAGGAGTCATTTTATGAAATATTTTTAGATCCAGTTTATTTTATGCTGAAGTTTTTAAAAAGAGTCAAATTTGTCCACTGTCATCAGGTTCTACGTGGAGTTTCTTTGATTTATTAGGTTGATGCTAACCAGTATAACATTTGCATAGTTCACTTTGTCTTGTACTATATACCACTTTCTGGTAGATAGAAAGAAAAAAGCGAAATAGCTCGATAATTCAAAATGGTGTCCGGGCTCATTTGCACCTGGTGAAcagtaataaaataaaataataacaacaggaaaatttaaaaaaattaatTTTTTTTGTCATCCAAGATGCTCATATGATTGATGTCCGTGCAAAATTTGGGTGTCTAGACATTCAAGGAGCTCatggcaaaaaagacaaaatcggCTTCGAACAATGTTTTTTAAAATGTTTCTCAAACACCTAAAATTTATCTTTTTGCCACGAGCTCCTCGAATGTCCaaaattcacaaaaatttgcACGGACATCACGCACAGTAGCATCTTGCATGCATGCAAAATAAatagttttttttattttttcatgattcatgattttactgttcatcacCGGGCTCATCTGAGCCCTGGTGCAGATTAGTTGTGTCTGGACTTGCTCTCCTACCTTGTGGAAATTCAGAGACATGTTGATGAAAGTGTCTCGTCCATTTTGAGGTTGTCTTGATAAATTAATATAGACATGTAACATACCCACTAGAGGTAATTACAATAAAATTAGTTTTACAACTTGATGTACAAGGAAACAAACAATCTATCTAACTAGTTTGGTTTATATCTCTGCGGAACGCAACCACATGGATATGAATGGACTTGAAAAACTATAATATTCTAGTGTTTTCTTATGCATAGATGCTCCAAATTTCGCCAAGAGTGTCTTGGAATCTCGGGGTGAATCCTTTGCTCTGGTCTGGCCGAACCTATCAATGGCAATGACCGTGAGGACCGCTAACTTCCTTGGAGGCATCATTGTTCAATGGCCTTTCCTCCTTCTTTCGTGCTCCTGGGAAAACCATAATTCCAGGTATTCCTGGAATGGGCAATGACGACACAACTTGTAACACAgcccttcctttttcttttcgCGAATAAGCACAGTGTCTATCATTGCATTGATAGAAGAAAAGCATAGAACAAAGTTTTGGTTGCCAAGCCACATACACTGGAAAGTGTGGAAGCGAACCTATGGAGCATTGGGAGGGGAATATATGCTCAGCCCTAAGACTAGAAATTCAATTTACTTACATCAAATATCACACGTAGCCCTTTGGCGCCGGCACCGATAGAAGACCATGCCCACGCTTCGTATTGGATGGAGGACACGAGGTCCGGGAGGGAGGGCCGCTTGTCGTCGAAGATGCAGGCGCTGTGATGCttccattgttggggaacgcggtaattacaaaaaatttcctacgatcacgcaagatctatgtgatgcatagcaacgagaggggagagtgttgtccacgtaccctcgtagaccgtaagcggaagcgttatgacaacgcggttgatgtagtcgtacgtcttcacgatcgaccgaacctagtaccgaacgtacgacacctccgcgatctgtacacgttcggctcggtgacgtcccacgaactcacgatccagcagagtgtcgagggagagcttcgtcagcacgacggcgtgatgacggtgatgatgaagctaccggcgcagggcttcgcctaagcactgcaatgatatgatcgaggtggattatggtggagggggggcaccgcacacggctaagagatcaatgatcaacttgtgtgtctatggggtgccccctggccacgtatataaaggatggagggaggaggaggccggccctcatagggcgcgcccaaagtgtggagtcctactaggactccctagttctagtaggattccacctcccacatggaataggaaaaagggaagggagaaggagaaggaaggaagggggcgccccctttcactagtccaattcggaccagtccatagGGAAGGGCCGCAGCTACCCCTTTCTCTCCTTtctcgtatggcccattaaggcccaatacgaattcccgtaactctccggtactctgaaaaatacccgaatcactcggaacctttccgatgtccgaatatagccttccaatatatcgatctttacgtctcgaccatttcgagactccttgtcatgtccccgatctcatccgggactccgaacaaacttcggtcatcaaatcacataactcataatacaaatcgtcacaaaacgttaagcgtgcggaccctacgggttcgagaactatgtagacatgaccgagactcatctccggtcaataaccaatagaggaacctggatgctcatattggttcctacatattctacgaagatctttatcggtcaaaccgcataacaacatacgttgttcctttgtcatcggtatgttacttgcccgagattcgatcatcggtatctcaatacctagttcaatctcgttaccggcaagtctctttactcgttccataatgcatcatcccgcaactaactcattagtcacattccttgcaaggcttatagtgatgtgcattaccgagagggcccagagatacctctccgatcacggagtgacaaatcctaatctcgatctatgccaactcaacaaacaccatcggagacacctgtagagcatctttataatctcccagttacattgtgatgtttgatagcacacaaagtgttcctccggtattcggaagttgtataatctcatagtcataggaacatgtataagtcatgaagaaagcaatagcaacatactaaacgatcaagtgctaagctaactgaatgggtcaagtcaattacatcattctctaatgatgtgatcccgttaatcaaatgacaactcatgtctatggctaggaaacttaaccatcttttattcaacgagctagtcaagtagaggcatactagtgacactctgtttgtctatgtattcacacatgtactaagtttccagttaatacaattctagcatgaataataaacatttatcatgaaataaggaaataaataataactttattgcctctagggcatatttccttcagtctccca
The Aegilops tauschii subsp. strangulata cultivar AL8/78 chromosome 3, Aet v6.0, whole genome shotgun sequence genome window above contains:
- the LOC109768527 gene encoding RING-H2 finger protein ATL72, with amino-acid sequence MGAHTRSMSWYMGQTGSQAPSSAENGAQRALSSGGGGDASFDTNMVIILAALLFALLFALGLNSLARYVIRWARRASLEAGGELDGAASAGGRGGLKKRTLRSLPIEVYGACAAAGGGAAPADDVCAICLGEFEDGEKVRVLPRCGHEFHVRCVDTWLVSHDSCPTCRDSVLSGAAAAPKPAAGRSGGRPGSADAAAVTVVIAA